From the genome of Papaver somniferum cultivar HN1 chromosome 2, ASM357369v1, whole genome shotgun sequence, one region includes:
- the LOC113350554 gene encoding uncharacterized protein LOC113350554 — protein MLRKKKRTEKHKVSTVSFHSMELNSDLNSHTRYKKRRKSEFCYPKFEDTFSGSSLSCFFVRKKFSISCMIRLGISNWGSYFFLSMFGFYFSPSKSTSSIPESLDFYRQGIYWETSQHPAHVRIGFDTVEKLKFEFENCFIMEAASWHRRMISYRCFLRGKILRI, from the exons ATGCTCAGAAAGAAAAAACGCACAGAAAAACATAAAGTCTCTACCGTTTCATTTCATTCAATGGAATTGAACTCGGACTTGAATTCACACACCAggtataaaaaaagaagaaaatcagaGTTTTGTTACCCCAAGTTTGAAGACACGTTTTCTGGATCATCACTTTCATGTTTCTTTGTGCGGAAAAAATTCTCAATCTCATGTATGATTCGTTTGGGTATCTCAAATTGGGGttcttatttctttctctcaatgtttggtttttatttttcgCCTAGCAAAAG CACGTCATCCATCCCGGAAAGCTTAG ATTTTTATCGGCAGGGGATATATTGGGAGACAAGCCAGCATCCAGCTCATGTACGTATCGGCTTCGATACG GTGGAAAAATTGAAGTTTGAGTTTGAGAATTGCTTTATCATGGAAGCAGCGTCTTGGCACAG GAGGATGATATCTTATCGCTGCTTTCTGAGGGGAAAAATCCTGAGGATTTGA
- the LOC113350553 gene encoding probable linoleate 9S-lipoxygenase 5, whose protein sequence is MSCFGAKDDKDEKVIKIKGKVALQKRNLLDFNDFGASMLDRAHELFGCKVCLQLISSVVGDPENEMRGKVGKEAYLENWSCRISPITAETVEFDVTFEWDESFGHPGAFFIKNNHHGEFFLKTLILEDVPGSGPAHFVCNSWVYPTKCYKYTRIFFVNQSYLTSSTPEPLRKYREDELKNLRGDGTGELQTWDRVYDYATYNDLGLNRPVLGGSKEYPYPRRGRTGRKPNPKDSTHETRLCILNIDIYCPRDEKFSRLKFSDFLAVSIKSLGQVLLPEITGVCSKTCNEFDSFEEVLQVYKGWEKQRIDPNSLKSSGGFELLKEFFRSDGELPLKYPKPDVIQHDEFAWRSDEEFAREMLAGLNPVAITLLKEFPPTSKLDPAVYGDHTSSITKEHIEPNMNGLTVTEALEQKKLFILDHNDETIPYLKRINETTTKCYATRTILLLQEDGTLKPLVIELCLVHPDGEIHGAINKVVLPTEAGVEGSIWQLAKAFAAVNDSSCHQLISHWLMTHAAIEPFILATNRQLSALHPIYKLLQPHFRDTMNINGIARELLISEGGYVERIVFPAKYSMEFSSLAYKEWVFTDNSHPEELIKRGMAVRDPSKPHGVRLLIEDYPFAVDGLEIWSAIDNWVREYCSIYYSTDESVQSDTELQSWWEEVRTEGHGDLKDETWWPKMQTIEELTQSCSTIIWIASAFHAAMNFGQYPYAGYHPNRPTMSRRLMPEPGTPEYEELEKNPDAVYLKTIASRFSSLLGISLVEILSRHSADEIYLGQRECPDYWTKDAAALEAFKKFGQKLIEVEDKIAKMNNDATLKNRTGPVKVPYTLLCPYNLPSFPMGLTGRGIPNSVSI, encoded by the exons ATGAGTTGTTTTGGAGCGAAAGATGACAAAGATGAAAAGGTTATCAAGATCAAAGGGAAGGTTGCCTTACAAAAAAGGAATCTATTGGATTTCAATGACTTTGGTGCTTCTATGTTAGATCGAGCTCATGAGTTGTTTGGTTGTAAAGTTTGTTTGCAACTCATCAGTTCTGTTGTTGGTGATCCAG AAAATGAAATGCGAGGGAAGGTTGGTAAAGAAGCTTATTTGGAAAACTGGAGTTGCAGGATATCACCTATCACTGCAGAAACAGTAGAATTTGATGTTACGTTTGAATGGGATGAATCATTTGGACATCCTGGTGcgttttttatcaaaaataatcatCATGGTGAGTTTTTTCTGAAAACACTAATCCTAGAAGATGTCCCTGGCTCTGGTCCTGCTCACTTTGTTTGTAATTCATGGGTTTACCCTACCAAATGCTACAAGTATACTCGTATTTTCTTCGTTAACCAG AGTTACCTTACAAGTAGCACACCAGAACCTCTACGTAAATACAGAGAAGATGAGCTTAAAAATCTTAGAGGCGATGGAACTGGAGAACTACAGACTTGGGATCGAGTGTATGACTATGCAACGTACAATGATTTGGGACTTAACCGTCCTGTTCTCGGGGGGTCAAAAGAGTATCCTTATCCTCGAAGGGGAAGGACTGGTCGAAAACCAAACCCAAAAG ATTCAACGCACGAAACCAGGTTGTGTATACTGAACATAGACATCTACTGTCCAAGAGATGAAAAGTTCAGCCGTTTAAAGTTCTCGGACTTTCTAGCCGTCTCTATTAAGTCCTTGGGCCAGGTCTTGCTCCCAGAAATAACAGGTGTATGTAGCAAAACATGTAATGAATTCGACAGCTTCGAAGAGGTGCTACAGGTTTACAAGGGATGGGAAAAGCAGCGGATAGATCCAAATTCATTGAAATCAAGCGGTGGCTTTGAGTTACTCAAAGAATTTTTTCGCTCTGATGGTGAATTACCTCTCAAATACCCGAAGCCTGATGTGATCCAGC ATGATGAGTTTGCTTGgaggagtgacgaagaatttGCGAGAGAAATGCTTGCCGGATTAAACCCTGTTGCAATTACCCTTCTCAAA GAGTTTCCCCCGACTAGCAAGCTTGATCCAGCGGTCTATGGAGACCACACCAGTTCAATAACCAAAGAACATATTGAGCCGAACATGAATGGACTAACAGTAACAGAG GCTCTGGAGCAGAAAAAGTTGTTCATACTAGATCATAATGATGAAACTATACCATACTTGAAGCGCATaaatgaaacaacaacaaaatgctATGCTACTAGAACAATCCTCTTATTGCAAGAGGATGGAACCTTAAAACCTTTGGTTATTGAGTTATGTTTGGTTCACCCAGATGGGGAGATTCATGGTGCTATCAATAAAGTTGTCTTACCAACCGAAGCAGGCGTAGAGGGTTCAATCTGGCAGCTGGCCAAAGCTTTTGCTGCTGTTAATGACTCTTCTTGTCATCAACTTATCAGCCATTG GTTGATGACACATGCAGCAATTGAACCGTTCATACTTGCTACTAATAGACAATTAAGTGCTCTTCATCCAATTTACAAGCTTTTGCAGCCTCATTTTAGAGATACGATGAATATCAATGGTATTGCTCGCGAGCTTCTTATTAGTGAAGGTGGTTATGTAGAAAGAATTGTATTTCCAGCAAAATACTCTATGGAATTTTCTTCTTTGGCGTATAAAGAATGGGTTTTCACAGACAACTCACATCCAGAAGAGCTGATTAAAAG AGGAATGGCAGTTAGAGACCCAAGCAAACCACATGGTGTACGGTTACTAATCGAAGACTACCCTTTTGCGGTGGATGGGTTAGAAATTTGGTCGGCTATTGACAATTGGGTTCGTGAATATTGTTCAATCTATTATTCTACTGATGAGTCGGTCCAAAGTGACACAGAGCTGCAGTCATGGTGGGAGGAAGTTAGAACTGAGGGTCACGGTGACTTGAAAGATGAGACGTGGTGGCCAAAAATGCAAACCATAGAAGAACTAACTCAATCATGCAGCACAATAATATGGATAGCTTCAGCATTCCATGCAGCAATGAATTTTGGACAATATCCATATGCAGGTTACCATCCGAACCGTCCAACCATGAGCCGTCGATTAATGCCTGAGCCAGGTACTCCTGAATATGAGGAACTCGAGAAAAACCCAGATGCGGTTTATTTAAAAACAATTGCCAGTCGGTTCTCATCACTCCTCGGTATCTCTCTCGTCGAAATTCTGTCTAGGCATTCTGCGGATGAAATCTATCTTGGACAGAGAGAATGCCCGGACTACTGGACTAAAGATGCAGCAGCACTGGAAGCATTTAAGAAATTTGGTCAGAAGTTAATCGAGGTTGAGGATAAAATAGCGAAGATGAACAATGATGCGACATTAAAAAACAGGACCGGGCCTGTAAAAGTTCCATACACTTTATTATGTCCCTACAACTTACCTTCATTTCCAATGGGACTCACTGGTAGAGGAATACCCAACAGTGTCTCCATATAG